In a single window of the Scophthalmus maximus strain ysfricsl-2021 chromosome 18, ASM2237912v1, whole genome shotgun sequence genome:
- the LOC118289961 gene encoding NLR family CARD domain-containing protein 3-like isoform X2 gives MSHSVDREEGAPPYKTSLSEEHQTRRRIHQQRPDSPVSDCLSMKSDRSMGKPVDFKSDDQRRRPDSPVSSGLSMKSDRSMGKPVDFKRTSEDQRRFHQQRLDSPVSGCVSMKSDRSMGKPVDFKLERRRRPDSPVSSGLSMKSDWSMGKPVDFKQSSSDQRSEDPGSLHQSSEVQTDPDSIFLRLEKNIVSFVKEELRKFKKVLSPDHRESSEIQGEEEEVLEGVDEEQRRSSREAFLKITLNFLRTMKQEELAERLQSRNDDAHSLCQRNLKSILKEKFQCVFEGIAKAGNRTLLNQIYTDLYITEGGTGEVNDEHEVRQIESASWKQDRPETTIRQEDIFKASPGRDQPITRVMTKGVAGIGKTVLTQKFTLDWAEDKTNQDVHFMFPFTLRELNVLKEKRFSLVELVHLFFPETKEAGICRFEEFQVVFIFDGLDECRPPLDFNSTEILTDATASTSVDVLLTNLIRGKLLPSARLWITTRPAAANQIPPECVDLVTEVRGFTDPQKKDYFRKKFRDDEEKADRIISHIKTSRSLHIMCHIPVFCWITATVLENTLKTSDGGELPKTLTEMYIHFLVVQAKLKKLKYDGGSEADQHWSPESKKMIESLGKLAFKQLQEGNLIFYKSDLTNSGIDIRAASVYSGVFTEIFKEERGLYQDKVFCFIHLSIQEFLAALHVHQTFIESGLNLMSKENTIQSKTVKLLKGKPKEKHLYQSAVDEALQSPNGHLDLFLRFLLGLSLRTNRTVLRGLLTHTGSSSQTNQDTVQYIKKKLNEDLSPERSINLFHCLNELDDRSLVEEIQQSMRSGRLSTQKLSPAQWSTLVFILLSSGKDLDVFDLKKYSASDEALLKLLPVVKASNKALLSSCNLTERRCEALSSVLSSQSSSLRDLDLSNNNLQDSEVKLLFVGLKSPNCQLVTLRLSGCNLTERSCEALSSVLSSQSSSLRDLDLSNNDLQDSGVKLLSAGLKSPNCQLETLSLSGCLVTEEGCASLASALSSNPSHLRELDLSYNHLGASGGKLLSAGLKEPHWRLDTLRRDPDGQRWLKSGLRKYACDVTLDLNTTHRKVKLSERDRKATLVRDREQSYAPHPHRFDHWPQLMCGNHLTGRCYWEVEWRGDVDVAVTYREIERKGDSAACRFGRNDQSWSLSCSDRHGYSVRHVDTQTSISSSSRSHRVGVYVDRPAGTLSFYSVSSDSLIHLHTFTTTSTRPLCPGFGFGFGVESLMLALECSVSLCSL, from the exons GAGGAGACCAGACTCTCCTGTATCCAGCGGTTTGTCCATGAAGAGCGACCGGTCCATGGGTAAACCTGTGGACTTCAAACGGACGTCTGAGGATCAAAG GAGGTTCCATCAGCAGAGACTAGACTCTCCTGTATCCGGCTGTGTCTCCATGAAGAGTGACCGGTCCATGGGTAAACCTGTGGACTTCAAACTTGAACGAAG GAGGAGACCAGACTCTCCTGTATCCAGCGGTTTGTCCATGAAGAGCGACTGGTCCATGGGTAAACCTGTGGACTTCAAACAGTCGTCGTCGGATCAAAGGTCTGAAGATCCAGG ATCTCTGCACCAGAGCTCAGAGGTTCAAACAGACCCGGACTCCATATTCCTG CGACTGGAGAAGAACATTGTGAGTTTTGTGAAAGAAGAGCTAAGGAAGTTCAAGAAGGTTCTCAGTCCGGATCACAGAGAATCCTCCGAGATtcagggtgaagaggaggaggtgttggaAGGTGTGGacgaagagcagaggaggagcagcagagaggcgtTTCTGAAGATCACACTGAACTTCCTGAGGACGAtgaagcaggaggagctggCTGAACGTCTGCAGAGCA gAAATGATGACGCACATTCCTTATGCCAAAGGAACCTCAAGTCCATCCTGAAGGAGaagttccagtgtgtgtttgagggaatCGCTAAAGCAGGAAACCGGACGCTCCTGAATCAGATCTACACAGATCTCTACATCACAGAGGGAGGGACTGGAGAAGTCAACGATGAACATGAGGTCAGACAGATTGAATCAGCTTCCTGGAAACAAGACAGACCAGAAACAACCATCAGACAAGAAGACATCTTTAAAGCCTCACCTGGAAGAGACCAACCAATCACAAGAGTGATGACAAAGGGAGTGGCTGGCATCGGGAAAACAGTCTTAACACAGAAGTTCACTCTGGACTGGGCTGAAGACAAAACCAACCAGGACGTCCATTTCATGTTCCCATTCACTTTAAGAGAGCTGAATgtgctgaaagagaaaaggttCAGCTTGGTGGAACTCGTCCATCTCTTCTTTCCTGAGACCAAAGAAGCAGGAATCTGCAGGTTTGAAGAGTTCCAGGTCGTGTTCATCTTTGACGGTCTGGACGAGTGTCGACCTCCTCTGGACTTCAACAGCACTGAGATCCTGACTGATGCTACAGCCTCCACCTCAGTGGACGTGCTGCTGACAAACCTCATCAGGGGGAAACTGCTGCCGTCTGCTCGCCTCTGGATAACCAcacgacctgcagcagccaatcagatccctcCTGAGTGTGTTGACCTggtgacagaggtcagaggctTTACTGATCCACAGAAGAAGGACTACTTCAGGAAGAAGTTCAGAGATGATGAGGAGAAGGCCGACAGGATCATCTCCCACATCAAGACTTCACGAAGCCTCCACATCATGTGCCACATCCCAGTCTTCTGCTGGATCACTGCTACAGTTCTGGAGAACACGTTGAAGACCAGCGACGGAGGAGAGCTGCCCAAGACCCTGACTGAGATGTACATCCACTTCCTGGTGGTTCAGGCCAAACTGAAGAAGCTCAAGTACGATGGAGGGTCTGAAGCAGATCAACACTGGAGTCCAGAGAGCAAGAAGATGATCGAGTCTCTGGGAAAACTGGCTTTTaagcagctgcaggagggaaaCCTGATCTTCTATAAATCAGACCTGACAAATTCTGGCATCGATATCAGAGCAGCCTCGGTGTACTCAGGAGTTTTCACAGAGATCTTTAAAGAGGAGCGAGGCCTGTACCAGGACAAGGTGTTCTGCTTCATTCATCTGAGTATTCAGGAGTTTCTGGCTGCTCTTCATGTCCATCAGACCTTCATTGAGTCTGGACTCAATCTgatgtcaaaagaaaacacaatacaatCCAAGACAGTTAAACTCTTAAAGGGAAAGcctaaagaaaaacatttgtacCAGAGTGCTGTGGACGAGGCCTTACAGAGTCCAAATGGACACCTGGACTTGTTCCTCCGCTTCCTCCTGGGTCTTTCCCTGCGGACCAATCGGACTGTCCTCCGAGGCCTGttgacacacacaggaagtagcTCACAGACCAATCAGGACACAGTCCAGTACATCAAGAAGAAGCTCAATGAGGATCTGTCTCCAGAGAGAAGCATCAACCTGTTCCACTGTCTGAATGAACTGGACGATCGTTCTCTAGTGGAGGAGATCCAACAGTCAATGAGATCAGGACGTCTGTCCACACAGAAACTGTCTCCTGCTCAATGGTCAACTCTGGTCTTCATCTTACTGTCATCAGGAAAAGATCTGGACGTGTTTGACCTGAAGAAATACTCTGCTTCAGATGAGGCTCTTCTGAAGCTGCTGCCGGTGGTCAAAGCCTCCAACAAAGCGCT GCTGAGTAGCTGTAACCTGACAGAGAGAAGATGTGAAGCTctgtcctcagtcctcagctcCCAGTCGTCCAGTCTGAGAGACCTGGACCTGAGTAACAACAACCTGCAGGATTCAgaagtgaagctgctgtttGTTGGACTGAAGAGTCCAAATTGTCAACTGGTAACTCTCAG GCTGAGTGGTTGTAAcctgacagagagaagctgtgaagctctgtcctcagtcctcagctcCCAGTCGTCCAGTCTGAGAGACCTGGACCTGAGTAACAACgacctgcaggattcaggagtgaagctgctgtctgctggacTGAAGAGTCCAAACTGTCAACTGGAAACTCTCAG TCTGTCAGGTTGTCTGGTCACAGAGGAAGGTTGtgcttctctggcctcagctctgagcTCTAACCCCTCCCATCTGAGAGAGCTGGACCTGAGCTACAATCATCTAGGAGCCTCCGGAGGgaagctgctgtctgctgggCTGAAGGAACCTCACTGGAGACTGGACACTCTCAG ACGGGATCCTGACGGGCAGCGATGGTTAAAATCTGGTCTGAGAAAGT ATGCCTGTGACGTCACACTGGacttgaacacaacacacaggaagGTGAAACTGTCGGAGCGCGACAGGAAGGCGACGCTGGTCAGAGACCGGGAGCAGTCGTATGCTCCTCATCCACACAGATTCGACCACTGGCCTCAGCTGATGTGTGGAAACCATCTGACCGGTCGCTGCtactgggaggtggagtggagaggagacgTGGACGTGGCGGTGACGTACAGAGAGATCGAGAGGAAGGGAGACAGCGCCGCCTGCAGGTTCGGGAGGAATGATCAGTCCTGGAGTCTGAGCTGCTCTGATCGTCATGGTTACTCCGTCCGTCACgtggacacacaaacatccatcaGCTCGTCCTCCAGGTCTCACAGAGTGGGAGTGTATGTGGACCGTCCTGCTGGGACTCTGTCCTTCTACAGTGTCTCCTCCGACTCCCTGAtccacctccacaccttcaCAACCACCTCCACCCGACCTCTGTGTCCTGGGTTCGGCTTCGGCTTCGGGGTGGAGTCTCTGATGTTGGCACTGGAGTGTTCCGTGTCTCTGTGCTCTCTGTAG
- the LOC118289961 gene encoding NLR family CARD domain-containing protein 3-like isoform X4 — translation MSHSVDREEGAPPYKTSLSEEHQTRRRIHQQRPDSPVSDCLSMKSDRSMGKPVDFKSDDQRRRPDSPVSSGLSMKSDRSMGKPVDFKRTSEDQRRRPDSPVSSGLSMKSDWSMGKPVDFKQSSSDQRSEDPGSLHQSSEVQTDPDSIFLRLEKNIVSFVKEELRKFKKVLSPDHRESSEIQGEEEEVLEGVDEEQRRSSREAFLKITLNFLRTMKQEELAERLQSRNDDAHSLCQRNLKSILKEKFQCVFEGIAKAGNRTLLNQIYTDLYITEGGTGEVNDEHEVRQIESASWKQDRPETTIRQEDIFKASPGRDQPITRVMTKGVAGIGKTVLTQKFTLDWAEDKTNQDVHFMFPFTLRELNVLKEKRFSLVELVHLFFPETKEAGICRFEEFQVVFIFDGLDECRPPLDFNSTEILTDATASTSVDVLLTNLIRGKLLPSARLWITTRPAAANQIPPECVDLVTEVRGFTDPQKKDYFRKKFRDDEEKADRIISHIKTSRSLHIMCHIPVFCWITATVLENTLKTSDGGELPKTLTEMYIHFLVVQAKLKKLKYDGGSEADQHWSPESKKMIESLGKLAFKQLQEGNLIFYKSDLTNSGIDIRAASVYSGVFTEIFKEERGLYQDKVFCFIHLSIQEFLAALHVHQTFIESGLNLMSKENTIQSKTVKLLKGKPKEKHLYQSAVDEALQSPNGHLDLFLRFLLGLSLRTNRTVLRGLLTHTGSSSQTNQDTVQYIKKKLNEDLSPERSINLFHCLNELDDRSLVEEIQQSMRSGRLSTQKLSPAQWSTLVFILLSSGKDLDVFDLKKYSASDEALLKLLPVVKASNKALLSSCNLTERRCEALSSVLSSQSSSLRDLDLSNNNLQDSEVKLLFVGLKSPNCQLVTLRLSGCNLTERSCEALSSVLSSQSSSLRDLDLSNNDLQDSGVKLLSAGLKSPNCQLETLSLSGCLVTEEGCASLASALSSNPSHLRELDLSYNHLGASGGKLLSAGLKEPHWRLDTLRRDPDGQRWLKSGLRKYACDVTLDLNTTHRKVKLSERDRKATLVRDREQSYAPHPHRFDHWPQLMCGNHLTGRCYWEVEWRGDVDVAVTYREIERKGDSAACRFGRNDQSWSLSCSDRHGYSVRHVDTQTSISSSSRSHRVGVYVDRPAGTLSFYSVSSDSLIHLHTFTTTSTRPLCPGFGFGFGVESLMLALECSVSLCSL, via the exons GAGGAGACCAGACTCTCCTGTATCCAGCGGTTTGTCCATGAAGAGCGACCGGTCCATGGGTAAACCTGTGGACTTCAAACGGACGTCTGAGGATCAAAG GAGGAGACCAGACTCTCCTGTATCCAGCGGTTTGTCCATGAAGAGCGACTGGTCCATGGGTAAACCTGTGGACTTCAAACAGTCGTCGTCGGATCAAAGGTCTGAAGATCCAGG ATCTCTGCACCAGAGCTCAGAGGTTCAAACAGACCCGGACTCCATATTCCTG CGACTGGAGAAGAACATTGTGAGTTTTGTGAAAGAAGAGCTAAGGAAGTTCAAGAAGGTTCTCAGTCCGGATCACAGAGAATCCTCCGAGATtcagggtgaagaggaggaggtgttggaAGGTGTGGacgaagagcagaggaggagcagcagagaggcgtTTCTGAAGATCACACTGAACTTCCTGAGGACGAtgaagcaggaggagctggCTGAACGTCTGCAGAGCA gAAATGATGACGCACATTCCTTATGCCAAAGGAACCTCAAGTCCATCCTGAAGGAGaagttccagtgtgtgtttgagggaatCGCTAAAGCAGGAAACCGGACGCTCCTGAATCAGATCTACACAGATCTCTACATCACAGAGGGAGGGACTGGAGAAGTCAACGATGAACATGAGGTCAGACAGATTGAATCAGCTTCCTGGAAACAAGACAGACCAGAAACAACCATCAGACAAGAAGACATCTTTAAAGCCTCACCTGGAAGAGACCAACCAATCACAAGAGTGATGACAAAGGGAGTGGCTGGCATCGGGAAAACAGTCTTAACACAGAAGTTCACTCTGGACTGGGCTGAAGACAAAACCAACCAGGACGTCCATTTCATGTTCCCATTCACTTTAAGAGAGCTGAATgtgctgaaagagaaaaggttCAGCTTGGTGGAACTCGTCCATCTCTTCTTTCCTGAGACCAAAGAAGCAGGAATCTGCAGGTTTGAAGAGTTCCAGGTCGTGTTCATCTTTGACGGTCTGGACGAGTGTCGACCTCCTCTGGACTTCAACAGCACTGAGATCCTGACTGATGCTACAGCCTCCACCTCAGTGGACGTGCTGCTGACAAACCTCATCAGGGGGAAACTGCTGCCGTCTGCTCGCCTCTGGATAACCAcacgacctgcagcagccaatcagatccctcCTGAGTGTGTTGACCTggtgacagaggtcagaggctTTACTGATCCACAGAAGAAGGACTACTTCAGGAAGAAGTTCAGAGATGATGAGGAGAAGGCCGACAGGATCATCTCCCACATCAAGACTTCACGAAGCCTCCACATCATGTGCCACATCCCAGTCTTCTGCTGGATCACTGCTACAGTTCTGGAGAACACGTTGAAGACCAGCGACGGAGGAGAGCTGCCCAAGACCCTGACTGAGATGTACATCCACTTCCTGGTGGTTCAGGCCAAACTGAAGAAGCTCAAGTACGATGGAGGGTCTGAAGCAGATCAACACTGGAGTCCAGAGAGCAAGAAGATGATCGAGTCTCTGGGAAAACTGGCTTTTaagcagctgcaggagggaaaCCTGATCTTCTATAAATCAGACCTGACAAATTCTGGCATCGATATCAGAGCAGCCTCGGTGTACTCAGGAGTTTTCACAGAGATCTTTAAAGAGGAGCGAGGCCTGTACCAGGACAAGGTGTTCTGCTTCATTCATCTGAGTATTCAGGAGTTTCTGGCTGCTCTTCATGTCCATCAGACCTTCATTGAGTCTGGACTCAATCTgatgtcaaaagaaaacacaatacaatCCAAGACAGTTAAACTCTTAAAGGGAAAGcctaaagaaaaacatttgtacCAGAGTGCTGTGGACGAGGCCTTACAGAGTCCAAATGGACACCTGGACTTGTTCCTCCGCTTCCTCCTGGGTCTTTCCCTGCGGACCAATCGGACTGTCCTCCGAGGCCTGttgacacacacaggaagtagcTCACAGACCAATCAGGACACAGTCCAGTACATCAAGAAGAAGCTCAATGAGGATCTGTCTCCAGAGAGAAGCATCAACCTGTTCCACTGTCTGAATGAACTGGACGATCGTTCTCTAGTGGAGGAGATCCAACAGTCAATGAGATCAGGACGTCTGTCCACACAGAAACTGTCTCCTGCTCAATGGTCAACTCTGGTCTTCATCTTACTGTCATCAGGAAAAGATCTGGACGTGTTTGACCTGAAGAAATACTCTGCTTCAGATGAGGCTCTTCTGAAGCTGCTGCCGGTGGTCAAAGCCTCCAACAAAGCGCT GCTGAGTAGCTGTAACCTGACAGAGAGAAGATGTGAAGCTctgtcctcagtcctcagctcCCAGTCGTCCAGTCTGAGAGACCTGGACCTGAGTAACAACAACCTGCAGGATTCAgaagtgaagctgctgtttGTTGGACTGAAGAGTCCAAATTGTCAACTGGTAACTCTCAG GCTGAGTGGTTGTAAcctgacagagagaagctgtgaagctctgtcctcagtcctcagctcCCAGTCGTCCAGTCTGAGAGACCTGGACCTGAGTAACAACgacctgcaggattcaggagtgaagctgctgtctgctggacTGAAGAGTCCAAACTGTCAACTGGAAACTCTCAG TCTGTCAGGTTGTCTGGTCACAGAGGAAGGTTGtgcttctctggcctcagctctgagcTCTAACCCCTCCCATCTGAGAGAGCTGGACCTGAGCTACAATCATCTAGGAGCCTCCGGAGGgaagctgctgtctgctgggCTGAAGGAACCTCACTGGAGACTGGACACTCTCAG ACGGGATCCTGACGGGCAGCGATGGTTAAAATCTGGTCTGAGAAAGT ATGCCTGTGACGTCACACTGGacttgaacacaacacacaggaagGTGAAACTGTCGGAGCGCGACAGGAAGGCGACGCTGGTCAGAGACCGGGAGCAGTCGTATGCTCCTCATCCACACAGATTCGACCACTGGCCTCAGCTGATGTGTGGAAACCATCTGACCGGTCGCTGCtactgggaggtggagtggagaggagacgTGGACGTGGCGGTGACGTACAGAGAGATCGAGAGGAAGGGAGACAGCGCCGCCTGCAGGTTCGGGAGGAATGATCAGTCCTGGAGTCTGAGCTGCTCTGATCGTCATGGTTACTCCGTCCGTCACgtggacacacaaacatccatcaGCTCGTCCTCCAGGTCTCACAGAGTGGGAGTGTATGTGGACCGTCCTGCTGGGACTCTGTCCTTCTACAGTGTCTCCTCCGACTCCCTGAtccacctccacaccttcaCAACCACCTCCACCCGACCTCTGTGTCCTGGGTTCGGCTTCGGCTTCGGGGTGGAGTCTCTGATGTTGGCACTGGAGTGTTCCGTGTCTCTGTGCTCTCTGTAG